In Haloterrigena turkmenica DSM 5511, a single genomic region encodes these proteins:
- a CDS encoding MATE family efflux transporter, whose protein sequence is MSSRLRTVPNPLRWLLLSVGYLLARLGVIAPQRVERTTDLAWPRIVTGLARMSKSAADVAMVGIALGPAAIAGVGLATPYWGLAFGISGGIAGATISLVSQRYTGGTVRDLSLAVTTCALVTAAIMLPLGVLYGTVPEWLIGLVGNDAASIAYGTDYLRVLALGVPFAGLNLIGSRTLVGADDAWTPMMLRAGGAVVNVAINAVLIFVLEMGVVGAAIGTVVANVLVLTAFVVGFTTGRLPVIGEFPVTLDLEWPPVTRADVRDVLSIGTPLVFTNGARRAAQFPMLAIVALFGPNVLAAYVVARRVRDLMDTPGWGFSLASSSLVGQELGTGDERSADTYGREVLWFGTGVYLISATIVFVFAEQVGRVFVDDPSILPLVTTFIAVACVSVVFRGISGGATGPLRASGDTNWPFYGQALGLYVFAIPVAYLGAAAVPVPGLEAATPLGIGALYAALVLETLVPAVVTYYRFETGSWKVISRSYRPESGSSPGD, encoded by the coding sequence GTGAGTTCTCGCTTGCGTACCGTCCCGAATCCCCTCCGCTGGCTGCTGCTCTCCGTCGGGTATCTGCTCGCGCGGCTGGGCGTGATCGCTCCCCAGCGCGTCGAGCGGACGACCGACCTCGCGTGGCCGCGGATCGTCACGGGGCTCGCCCGGATGTCGAAGTCCGCGGCGGACGTCGCGATGGTCGGGATCGCCCTCGGGCCGGCGGCGATCGCGGGCGTCGGCCTTGCGACCCCCTACTGGGGGCTGGCCTTCGGGATCAGCGGCGGAATCGCCGGCGCCACGATCAGTTTGGTCTCCCAGCGCTACACCGGCGGAACCGTCCGCGACCTCTCGCTCGCGGTGACGACCTGCGCACTCGTCACCGCCGCGATCATGCTGCCGCTCGGGGTCCTCTACGGGACGGTCCCCGAATGGTTGATCGGACTCGTCGGCAACGACGCCGCCTCGATCGCCTACGGTACCGACTACCTCCGCGTTCTCGCTCTCGGCGTCCCGTTCGCCGGGCTGAACCTCATCGGGAGCCGGACCCTCGTCGGCGCCGACGACGCGTGGACGCCGATGATGCTCCGGGCCGGCGGCGCCGTCGTCAACGTCGCGATCAACGCCGTGTTGATCTTCGTCCTGGAGATGGGCGTCGTCGGCGCGGCGATCGGGACGGTCGTCGCGAACGTCCTCGTGTTGACCGCCTTCGTCGTCGGCTTCACGACCGGCCGTCTCCCGGTTATCGGCGAATTCCCCGTCACGCTCGACCTCGAGTGGCCCCCCGTAACGCGGGCCGACGTCCGCGACGTGCTCTCGATCGGTACGCCGCTGGTCTTTACGAACGGCGCCCGCCGGGCCGCCCAGTTCCCGATGCTCGCGATCGTCGCATTGTTCGGGCCGAACGTCCTCGCGGCCTACGTCGTCGCCCGCCGCGTCCGAGACCTGATGGACACCCCCGGCTGGGGCTTCTCGCTGGCCTCGAGCAGCCTCGTCGGACAGGAACTGGGCACCGGCGACGAACGCTCCGCTGACACCTACGGCCGCGAGGTGCTCTGGTTCGGCACCGGCGTCTATCTCATCAGCGCGACGATCGTCTTCGTCTTCGCCGAGCAGGTCGGCCGCGTCTTCGTGGACGATCCGTCGATCCTCCCGCTGGTGACGACGTTCATCGCCGTCGCCTGCGTCAGCGTCGTCTTTCGCGGGATCAGCGGCGGCGCGACCGGCCCGCTGCGAGCCAGCGGCGACACCAACTGGCCGTTCTACGGGCAGGCGCTGGGGCTGTACGTCTTCGCGATCCCCGTCGCCTACCTCGGCGCCGCCGCCGTTCCGGTGCCGGGTCTCGAGGCCGCGACACCGCTCGGCATCGGCGCGCTCTACGCCGCCTTAGTCCTCGAGACGCTCGTTCCGGCCGTCGTCACCTACTACCGGTTCGAGACCGGCTCCTGGAAGGTCATCAGCCGGAGCTACCGTCCCGAGTCGGGCTCCTCGCCCGGCGACTAA
- a CDS encoding molybdopterin biosynthesis protein: MERKEFRDLATPEEARAAIDSLSLEGGLERVSLENARGRVLAARLDAELDVPGFDRASLDGYALRARDTFGADEADPARLAVVGEVHAGEEPDVALEEGQAVEISTGAVMPDGADAMVPVERTDIDGEGDDVLVRTSVAPGDNVMFAGADVAAGERALGPGTQITPRDIGLLSALGIDEIPVRAPPKVGIVSTGDELVRPGEDLHSDRGEIYDVNSYTIAAGVEDAGGEAVLYPHAGDEQDEMERILREAAEECDLVLSSGSTSASAVDVIYRVIEEQGELLLHGVSVKPGKPMLVGRLQDSAYVGLPGYPVSAMMVFRTFVAPAIREAAGVPEPRAATVTGAMAREERYAEGRTRLMPVGLIEDSNGETLVYPVDKGSGATTSLAEADGVVEVGPETDYLEEGESVTVRLFSPDVRPPTLLGVGEDDPTLNGLLDGLENPRYLSVGTRPGLRRLREGVPDVAVAAGPLDRTVDAEELGRWSREWGLVTQAGNPKEVEDLADLVERDLRFVNRTSDSGLRSSLEAALSDLATDRDASARDLREAIDGFDLGLRAHESPARKVIAGEADVALGLRETADRLDLGFVPVGEQSVRVLANPDRTGKESVRELAAALEGEFGTESDE; encoded by the coding sequence ATGGAACGCAAGGAGTTTCGCGATCTCGCGACCCCCGAGGAGGCGCGGGCGGCGATCGACTCGCTGTCGCTCGAGGGCGGCCTCGAGCGCGTCTCGCTCGAGAACGCTCGCGGCCGGGTGCTGGCGGCGCGACTCGACGCCGAACTCGACGTGCCGGGGTTCGACCGGGCGAGCCTGGACGGCTACGCGCTCCGGGCCCGAGACACGTTCGGCGCCGACGAGGCCGATCCGGCGCGACTCGCGGTGGTCGGCGAGGTCCACGCCGGCGAGGAACCGGATGTCGCGCTCGAGGAGGGCCAGGCGGTCGAGATCTCGACGGGCGCGGTGATGCCCGACGGCGCGGACGCGATGGTCCCCGTCGAGCGGACCGATATCGACGGGGAAGGCGACGACGTACTGGTCCGAACGTCGGTCGCGCCCGGCGACAACGTCATGTTCGCCGGCGCGGACGTCGCGGCGGGCGAACGGGCGCTCGGCCCCGGGACGCAGATCACCCCCCGCGACATCGGCCTGCTCTCGGCGCTCGGGATCGACGAGATTCCCGTCCGCGCGCCCCCGAAAGTCGGCATCGTCTCGACGGGCGACGAACTCGTCCGACCCGGTGAGGACCTCCACAGCGACCGCGGCGAGATCTACGACGTCAACAGCTACACGATCGCCGCGGGCGTCGAGGACGCCGGCGGCGAGGCGGTGCTCTACCCCCACGCGGGCGACGAACAGGACGAGATGGAACGCATCCTGCGGGAGGCCGCCGAGGAGTGCGACCTCGTGCTCTCCTCGGGGTCGACCAGCGCGAGCGCGGTCGACGTCATCTACCGAGTGATCGAGGAACAGGGCGAACTGCTGCTCCACGGCGTCAGCGTCAAACCCGGGAAGCCGATGCTCGTCGGTCGCCTGCAGGACTCCGCGTACGTCGGGCTCCCCGGCTACCCCGTCTCCGCGATGATGGTCTTTCGCACCTTCGTCGCGCCCGCGATCCGCGAGGCTGCCGGCGTGCCGGAGCCCCGAGCCGCGACCGTCACCGGGGCGATGGCCCGAGAGGAGCGCTACGCGGAGGGCCGAACGCGGCTGATGCCCGTCGGCTTGATCGAGGATTCGAACGGCGAGACGCTCGTCTACCCCGTCGACAAGGGCAGCGGTGCGACGACCAGCCTCGCCGAGGCCGACGGCGTCGTCGAGGTCGGCCCCGAGACCGACTACCTCGAGGAAGGCGAGTCCGTCACCGTCCGCCTGTTCTCGCCGGACGTCCGGCCGCCCACGCTGCTGGGCGTCGGCGAGGACGATCCGACGCTCAACGGGTTGCTCGACGGCCTCGAGAACCCGCGCTACCTCTCGGTGGGCACCCGTCCCGGACTGCGACGGCTCCGCGAGGGCGTGCCGGACGTCGCGGTCGCGGCGGGGCCGCTCGATCGGACCGTCGACGCCGAGGAACTCGGCCGCTGGAGCCGCGAGTGGGGACTGGTCACGCAGGCCGGCAACCCGAAGGAAGTGGAGGACCTGGCCGACCTGGTCGAGCGCGACCTGCGCTTCGTCAACCGGACGAGCGACTCGGGCCTGCGCTCGAGCCTCGAGGCGGCCCTATCGGACCTCGCAACTGACCGCGACGCGAGCGCCCGCGACCTCCGCGAGGCCATCGACGGCTTCGACCTGGGCCTTCGGGCCCACGAGAGCCCCGCCCGCAAGGTCATCGCGGGCGAGGCCGACGTCGCCCTCGGACTGCGCGAGACCGCCGACCGGCTCGATCTGGGCTTCGTCCCCGTCGGCGAGCAGTCGGTTCGCGTCCTCGCGAACCCCGATCGGACGGGCAAGGAGAGCGTGCGGGAACTCGCCGCCGCCCTCGAGGGCGAGTTCGGGACCGAGTCCGACGAGTAA
- a CDS encoding helix-turn-helix domain-containing protein, with translation MSTIAEFRLPAAETTLGVALEHVPDATFELESSVSKTRPSLWLSDVDRERAEAAFEADPSVAGHELLVETESRLLYDVTFVDETVRLSDELLAEGGSLLEMWGTDGWWQVRVRFRDRDALVDAYDRLEEAGISADLRRVSDVNGVADDETQLTPQQQEALEAALEHGYFEIPRGISMEELADELGISHQALSERFRRAYETLVDDELQPASNRSDLE, from the coding sequence ATGTCCACGATCGCCGAGTTCCGCCTTCCGGCTGCGGAGACGACACTGGGGGTCGCCCTCGAGCACGTTCCCGACGCCACGTTCGAACTCGAGTCCTCGGTGTCGAAGACGCGACCGTCCCTCTGGCTCTCCGACGTCGACCGCGAGCGGGCCGAGGCCGCCTTCGAGGCGGACCCATCGGTCGCGGGCCACGAACTCCTCGTCGAGACCGAGTCCCGGCTGCTGTACGACGTGACCTTCGTGGACGAGACGGTGCGGCTCAGCGACGAACTGCTCGCCGAGGGCGGCTCCCTGCTGGAGATGTGGGGCACCGACGGCTGGTGGCAGGTACGGGTCCGGTTTCGCGACCGCGACGCCCTCGTCGACGCCTACGACCGCCTCGAGGAGGCGGGTATCTCCGCCGACCTGCGCCGGGTCAGCGACGTCAACGGCGTCGCGGACGACGAGACGCAGCTCACCCCCCAACAGCAGGAGGCCCTCGAGGCCGCCCTCGAGCACGGCTACTTCGAGATTCCCCGCGGCATCTCGATGGAGGAACTGGCCGACGAACTGGGGATCTCCCATCAGGCGCTGTCCGAGCGGTTCCGCCGGGCCTACGAGACGCTGGTCGACGACGAACTCCAGCCGGCGAGTAACCGATCGGACCTCGAGTGA
- a CDS encoding glutathione S-transferase N-terminal domain-containing protein, with the protein MLEFYQAEGCPHSAEVRETLTDLGLSYVIHNPRRPGSEGGDTLNELTQQAMVDIGGEDAIPFLVDTDRGETRYESEEIVDYLETHYE; encoded by the coding sequence ATGCTCGAATTCTACCAAGCGGAGGGCTGTCCCCACAGCGCCGAGGTCCGAGAAACGCTCACCGATCTCGGCCTCTCGTACGTGATCCACAACCCTCGACGGCCCGGATCGGAGGGCGGCGACACGCTCAACGAACTGACTCAGCAGGCGATGGTCGACATCGGCGGCGAGGACGCGATTCCGTTTCTCGTCGACACCGACCGCGGCGAGACGCGCTACGAAAGCGAGGAGATCGTCGACTACCTCGAGACGCACTACGAGTGA
- a CDS encoding HAD family hydrolase, with amino-acid sequence MDGEYDFWLLDLDGTLVDVEWSYTRDVFDRVGERLEYKFTDREADILWSGLTGSRDRQLRQWGIDPDEFWTVFHDEEDPMVRAEQTYLHDDAAFVADLEEPVGLVTHCQEFLCEPVLDRLGIRDWFDARLCCTPETGWKPDPNPVYRVMDDLGVGENGHAGVLAGDGAGDVGAAWNAGLDAIHVERVGHERRGRCVRGDYRVESFDELF; translated from the coding sequence ATGGACGGCGAGTACGACTTCTGGCTGCTCGACCTCGACGGCACGCTCGTCGACGTCGAGTGGTCCTACACCCGGGACGTGTTCGACCGGGTCGGTGAACGACTCGAGTACAAATTCACCGACCGGGAGGCCGACATCCTCTGGAGCGGGCTGACCGGCTCTCGAGACCGACAGCTCCGACAGTGGGGCATCGATCCCGACGAGTTCTGGACCGTCTTCCACGACGAGGAGGATCCGATGGTGCGGGCCGAACAGACGTATCTCCACGACGACGCCGCGTTCGTCGCCGACCTCGAGGAACCCGTGGGGCTAGTGACCCACTGCCAGGAGTTCCTCTGCGAGCCGGTGCTCGACCGCCTCGGCATTCGCGACTGGTTCGACGCCCGCCTCTGTTGTACGCCCGAGACGGGGTGGAAACCCGACCCGAACCCCGTCTACCGCGTGATGGACGACCTCGGCGTCGGCGAGAACGGTCACGCGGGCGTCCTCGCTGGCGACGGCGCCGGCGACGTCGGCGCGGCCTGGAACGCCGGCCTCGACGCGATCCACGTCGAGCGCGTCGGCCACGAGCGCCGCGGTCGGTGCGTCCGCGGCGACTACCGCGTCGAGTCGTTCGACGAACTGTTCTGA
- a CDS encoding DUF7344 domain-containing protein, producing MTKNDDSSRNGTETPTDAVDGGGSDLDEFLRLLGERRRRYALYVMRERNVEELSVLARRIAAELAGATPDAVDETHRKEVETMLVHADVPALAAAGIVSYDRRTETLRLEHLPEPLEAVLEACATPDGVDSLTGEGADGAPTDQG from the coding sequence ATGACGAAGAACGACGATAGTAGTCGAAACGGGACAGAGACTCCGACGGACGCGGTCGACGGCGGCGGATCCGATCTCGACGAATTCCTGCGGTTGCTGGGCGAACGGCGGCGGCGCTACGCGCTGTACGTGATGCGCGAACGGAACGTCGAGGAACTGTCTGTCCTCGCGAGACGGATCGCCGCGGAACTGGCCGGGGCGACTCCCGACGCCGTCGACGAGACACACCGGAAAGAGGTCGAAACGATGCTCGTCCACGCCGACGTCCCGGCGCTGGCGGCCGCGGGCATCGTCTCGTACGATCGGCGAACCGAAACGCTGCGTCTCGAGCACCTCCCGGAACCGCTCGAAGCGGTACTCGAGGCGTGTGCGACGCCCGACGGTGTAGACTCGTTGACAGGAGAGGGCGCGGACGGGGCGCCGACCGATCAGGGCTGA
- the lwrS gene encoding LWR-salt protein: MDARYVFRAELRLEADEPGVRLEPSTTETTVTVFREAPEPGEEGWLFFRDALWRGEVGDADYGRRLAEEWLGEPVESVSFRELQVDEGYFAALKDAIADDLDLFNADNVSEVLSKYLGSSIRVTDTEDE, encoded by the coding sequence ATGGACGCCCGGTACGTCTTCCGCGCCGAACTCCGCCTCGAGGCCGACGAGCCCGGGGTCCGCCTCGAGCCGTCGACGACCGAGACGACCGTCACCGTCTTTCGCGAGGCCCCGGAGCCGGGCGAGGAGGGCTGGCTCTTCTTCCGCGATGCGCTGTGGCGCGGCGAGGTGGGCGACGCCGACTACGGCCGCCGACTCGCCGAGGAGTGGCTCGGCGAACCCGTCGAGTCCGTCTCGTTTCGCGAGCTACAGGTCGACGAGGGGTACTTTGCGGCGCTGAAGGACGCGATCGCCGACGACCTCGACCTCTTTAACGCCGACAACGTGTCGGAGGTGCTCTCGAAGTATCTCGGCTCGAGCATCCGAGTGACGGATACCGAGGACGAGTAG
- a CDS encoding 4a-hydroxytetrahydrobiopterin dehydratase has product MADLLSDDEIDAQLPDEWTREGDEIVRSYEFDDYLRGVNFAQMVGEIAEAQFHHPEIVIRYEEVEIRLTSHEEGGITDQDIEMAELIESERDA; this is encoded by the coding sequence ATGGCCGACCTACTTTCCGACGACGAGATCGACGCGCAACTGCCCGACGAGTGGACCCGCGAGGGCGACGAGATCGTTCGTTCCTACGAGTTCGACGACTACCTCCGCGGCGTCAACTTCGCCCAGATGGTCGGCGAGATCGCCGAGGCGCAGTTCCACCATCCCGAGATCGTCATCCGCTACGAGGAAGTCGAGATCCGCCTGACCTCCCACGAGGAGGGCGGGATCACGGACCAGGACATCGAGATGGCCGAACTGATCGAGTCCGAGCGCGACGCCTGA
- the hemA gene encoding glutamyl-tRNA reductase, which produces MISAGVVTAARVTHESGSVDDLADASPESQRDAVADLCSVPEIEEAYVLSTCNRVEAYVVGTDASVGRAALEEFFAAVDDDAVVVSDHDGSLHHLLSVAAGLESVVLGEDQILGQVRTAYEDARTIGGIGEMLETAVTKAIHVGERARTETEINEGVVSLGSAATKLAGREIDIDGTTALVVGAGEMSRLAARSLADTGVDEVVVANRTVAHAEHLAAELDVDAEAVPLEALSAVAGDADVVVTATGSEEPILEPDHLATDGGADAEAGTDRVVVDLGQPRDVEPAAGELSTVAVYDLDDLESITEETREQRADAASEVESMVDREFDLLCDQYKRARADQVIAAMYESAERMKERELETALSRLEGEEFTAEQREVVEAMADALVNQLLAPPTKSLREAAAEDDWSTINTALQLFDPDFAGDDGPVAPPVTGTASPLEATDDD; this is translated from the coding sequence ATGATCTCGGCCGGAGTCGTCACGGCTGCGCGCGTAACACACGAGAGCGGCAGCGTCGACGACCTCGCGGACGCGAGTCCCGAGAGCCAGCGCGACGCCGTCGCCGACTTGTGTTCGGTGCCGGAGATCGAGGAGGCGTACGTGCTCTCGACCTGTAACCGCGTCGAGGCCTACGTCGTCGGCACCGACGCCTCCGTCGGGCGAGCCGCACTCGAGGAGTTCTTCGCGGCGGTCGACGACGACGCGGTCGTCGTCAGCGACCACGACGGGAGCTTACACCACCTGCTGTCGGTCGCGGCCGGCCTCGAGTCGGTCGTCCTCGGCGAGGATCAGATTCTCGGACAGGTTCGGACCGCCTACGAGGACGCCCGGACCATCGGTGGCATCGGCGAGATGCTCGAGACCGCCGTGACGAAGGCGATCCACGTCGGCGAGCGGGCGCGCACCGAGACCGAGATCAACGAGGGCGTCGTCTCGCTGGGGTCAGCGGCGACGAAACTCGCCGGCCGCGAAATCGATATCGATGGAACGACCGCGCTCGTCGTCGGCGCCGGCGAAATGAGTCGGCTCGCGGCTCGTAGCCTCGCCGACACCGGGGTCGACGAAGTGGTCGTCGCGAACCGGACGGTCGCCCACGCCGAACACCTCGCGGCCGAACTCGACGTCGACGCCGAGGCAGTCCCGCTGGAGGCGCTTTCCGCCGTCGCCGGCGACGCCGACGTCGTCGTCACCGCGACCGGCAGCGAGGAGCCGATCCTCGAGCCGGACCACCTCGCAACCGACGGCGGCGCCGACGCCGAGGCCGGGACGGACCGGGTCGTCGTCGACCTCGGACAGCCCCGTGACGTCGAGCCGGCTGCCGGCGAACTCTCGACCGTCGCCGTCTACGACCTGGACGACCTCGAATCGATCACCGAGGAGACCCGCGAACAGCGCGCGGACGCGGCCAGTGAGGTCGAATCGATGGTCGACCGCGAGTTCGACCTGCTCTGTGACCAGTACAAACGTGCCCGCGCCGACCAAGTGATCGCCGCGATGTACGAGTCCGCCGAGCGCATGAAAGAGCGCGAACTCGAGACGGCCCTGTCGCGACTCGAGGGCGAAGAGTTCACCGCGGAACAGCGAGAGGTCGTCGAGGCGATGGCCGACGCGCTGGTCAACCAGTTGCTCGCGCCACCGACCAAGAGCCTCCGCGAGGCGGCGGCCGAAGACGACTGGAGCACGATCAACACCGCCCTTCAGCTGTTCGATCCCGATTTCGCCGGCGACGACGGCCCGGTCGCCCCACCCGTCACCGGCACCGCCTCGCCGCTCGAGGCGACCGACGACGACTAA
- a CDS encoding precorrin-2 dehydrogenase/sirohydrochlorin ferrochelatase family protein encodes MIPLLHDFTGATVLVFGGGRVGSRKARRFAREADVVVVSPAFADRDFGSAELIRAAPNPADIDDWLERTDPALVVAATDDAALNEAVAEAARARGALVNRADRSGERDVGSVVVPATVREDPVVVSIATGGTAPALSKYLRQDLEETLAGAGEMARVCAALRTELKSHDISPERRREIVTDVVNSPDLWTALRTGTSNYRQVIEDVLGEELYTGSDRP; translated from the coding sequence ATGATCCCACTCCTGCACGATTTCACGGGCGCCACGGTGCTCGTCTTCGGCGGCGGTCGGGTCGGCTCGCGGAAGGCCCGACGGTTCGCCCGCGAGGCCGACGTGGTCGTCGTCAGTCCCGCGTTCGCCGATCGGGACTTCGGCTCGGCCGAACTGATCCGGGCCGCACCTAACCCGGCCGACATCGACGACTGGCTCGAGCGGACCGACCCCGCGCTGGTCGTCGCCGCGACCGACGACGCGGCGCTCAACGAGGCCGTCGCGGAGGCGGCCCGAGCGCGCGGCGCGCTGGTCAACCGCGCCGATCGATCGGGCGAGCGCGACGTCGGCAGCGTCGTCGTCCCCGCGACCGTGCGCGAGGATCCCGTCGTCGTCTCGATCGCGACCGGCGGCACCGCGCCCGCGTTGAGCAAGTATCTCCGACAGGACCTCGAGGAGACGCTCGCCGGCGCGGGGGAGATGGCGCGGGTCTGTGCCGCGTTGCGCACGGAACTGAAATCCCACGATATCTCGCCCGAGCGACGGCGGGAGATCGTCACCGACGTCGTCAATTCTCCGGACCTTTGGACAGCTTTACGTACCGGTACTTCCAACTATCGTCAAGTGATTGAGGACGTGCTGGGCGAAGAGCTATATACTGGGAGTGATCGACCATGA
- the ahbB gene encoding siroheme decarboxylase subunit beta, giving the protein MTTDVDLTERERAVVNAFQGGFPVTERPFEPAAAAMRDRGVDITADGLLETIRELDERGVLSRFGPLVNAQEIGGAATLVAMHAPEDRFDEIVEQVNAHREVAHNYEREHPHLNVWFVVSVADGDRVEEVLAAIEAETGQETYNLPKQREFRVEAKFYVDGPLDGDGDVERAGIDCTELGPDVTPVDSETLSPAERDLLLEVQNGLPLTKTPYADVADAIGRETEWVLETIKRFEREGKIRRIGVVPNHYALGYTENGMTVWNVPDDRVAEVGPEIAALPFVTHCYERPRHEEVWPYNFFAMTHGRSEDESRRRIEQVRERMDDYWDVTADDWDTLHSTQILKKTGIRLDERADANTEAE; this is encoded by the coding sequence ATGACCACTGACGTCGACCTCACGGAGCGCGAGCGGGCGGTCGTCAACGCTTTTCAGGGCGGATTCCCGGTCACTGAACGGCCGTTCGAACCGGCCGCAGCCGCCATGCGCGACCGCGGGGTCGACATCACGGCGGACGGATTGCTCGAGACGATCCGCGAGTTGGACGAGCGCGGCGTCCTCTCCCGGTTCGGCCCGCTCGTCAACGCCCAGGAGATCGGCGGCGCGGCGACGCTGGTCGCCATGCACGCCCCCGAGGATCGGTTCGACGAGATCGTCGAGCAGGTCAACGCCCACCGCGAGGTCGCCCACAACTACGAGCGCGAACACCCCCATCTCAACGTGTGGTTCGTCGTCTCGGTGGCTGACGGGGATCGCGTCGAAGAAGTCCTCGCGGCGATCGAGGCCGAGACCGGACAGGAAACGTACAACCTGCCCAAACAGCGGGAGTTCCGCGTCGAGGCGAAGTTCTACGTCGACGGCCCGCTGGACGGCGACGGCGACGTCGAGCGCGCCGGAATCGACTGCACCGAGCTGGGCCCCGACGTGACTCCGGTCGACAGCGAGACGCTCTCGCCGGCCGAACGCGACCTGCTCCTCGAGGTCCAGAACGGGCTCCCCCTCACCAAGACGCCGTACGCCGACGTCGCCGACGCGATCGGTCGAGAGACCGAGTGGGTCCTCGAGACGATCAAACGGTTCGAACGGGAGGGGAAGATCCGCCGGATCGGCGTCGTGCCGAACCACTACGCGCTGGGCTACACGGAGAACGGGATGACGGTCTGGAACGTGCCCGACGACAGAGTCGCGGAGGTCGGTCCCGAGATCGCCGCCCTCCCCTTCGTCACCCACTGTTACGAGCGCCCGCGCCACGAGGAGGTCTGGCCGTACAACTTCTTCGCGATGACCCACGGCCGCAGCGAGGACGAGAGCCGGCGGCGAATCGAACAGGTTCGGGAACGGATGGACGACTACTGGGACGTAACTGCCGACGACTGGGATACCTTGCACTCCACACAGATATTGAAGAAAACGGGTATTCGTTTGGACGAGCGTGCCGATGCGAACACGGAGGCCGAGTAA
- a CDS encoding DUF5778 family protein: protein MADAIDDDLYQRTKALLEPGEIDLNGAIVHTDYDGQADVQMMQATLDVGDIIAERSEYDPEDCYVYSGNDDPDFSSNQHQGLTLDDEEFVWECQQLLRDGSFDIVIYYRATADHEAILEDIRELGHEVTGVRGDE from the coding sequence ATGGCAGACGCGATCGACGACGACCTCTACCAGCGAACCAAGGCACTGCTCGAGCCCGGCGAGATCGATCTCAACGGGGCGATCGTTCACACCGACTACGACGGTCAGGCAGACGTCCAGATGATGCAGGCGACCCTCGACGTCGGCGATATCATCGCCGAGCGCTCGGAGTACGATCCCGAGGACTGCTACGTCTACTCGGGGAACGACGACCCCGATTTCTCCTCGAACCAACACCAAGGGCTGACCCTGGACGACGAGGAGTTCGTCTGGGAGTGTCAGCAACTGCTTCGGGATGGGAGCTTCGACATCGTCATCTACTACCGGGCGACGGCGGACCACGAGGCCATTCTCGAGGATATCCGCGAGCTCGGCCACGAGGTCACCGGCGTCCGAGGCGACGAGTAG